In one Pseudoclavibacter sp. Marseille-Q3772 genomic region, the following are encoded:
- the tkt gene encoding transketolase, whose product MSEITWTELDQRAVDTARLLAVDAVEHAGGGHPGTAMSLAPVATLLFQHVMNLDPNDADWLGRDRFILSNGHAGLLQYAQLYLGGFGIELNEFRTARQWGSRLAGHPEYGHTPHVEMTTGPLGQGIATAVGFAYAQRYERGLFDPETPDGESPFDHYTYVIAGDGCLQEGISSEAGSLAGHQQLGRLIVIFDSNQISIEGDTDIAFTEDVAARYEAYGWQVQTVDWVADGTVHEDVPALAAAIDAAKADTTRPSLIVLRNHIAYPAPTLQNTGAAHGAALGAEETAAVKQALGFDPNKAFDVEDDVLAHTRKLVERAAAKRAKWQERFDSWAAANPDKHALLERLLAGKLPEDIEDALPDFAGTDSISTRKASGAVINALAAKLPELWGGSADLAGSNNTVIKDAKSFGPANASTSEWTTDPYGRVLHFGVREHAMAAIVNGIVLHGPTRAFGATFLIFSDYMRPSLRLAALMNIPSIHVWTHDSIALGGDGPTHQPVETLTTLRAIPNFTIVRPADATETAYAWLETLRRHEGPTGLVFSRQNLPVLDRGDGKLAGAENTRFGGYVLADATDGSPQCILIATGSEVSLALEARTHLEAEGIATRVVSMPSQEWFAQQSEEYRESVLPSEVTARVSVEAGLALTWAPLLGSRGRAVSVEDFGASADGVELLQRYGITAEAVIAAARESLAAN is encoded by the coding sequence GTGAGCGAAATTACCTGGACCGAATTGGACCAACGAGCGGTGGACACCGCCAGACTCCTGGCAGTGGATGCGGTTGAACACGCCGGCGGAGGTCACCCAGGTACGGCGATGAGCCTCGCTCCGGTAGCGACACTGCTGTTTCAGCACGTCATGAACCTTGACCCCAACGATGCAGACTGGTTGGGTCGCGACCGTTTCATTCTCTCGAACGGCCACGCCGGACTATTGCAGTATGCACAGCTGTATCTCGGAGGATTCGGCATCGAGCTGAACGAGTTCCGCACAGCACGTCAGTGGGGATCTCGCTTGGCCGGGCACCCAGAGTACGGTCACACGCCGCACGTTGAGATGACCACCGGTCCGCTCGGGCAGGGCATCGCCACTGCCGTTGGTTTCGCGTACGCACAGCGCTACGAACGCGGGCTTTTTGACCCCGAGACTCCCGATGGCGAGAGTCCATTCGACCACTACACCTACGTGATTGCCGGTGACGGTTGCCTGCAAGAGGGAATCTCCTCCGAGGCTGGTTCACTTGCCGGCCACCAGCAACTCGGACGTCTCATCGTCATTTTTGACTCGAATCAGATCTCGATCGAGGGCGACACAGATATTGCGTTCACCGAGGATGTAGCAGCACGCTACGAAGCGTACGGCTGGCAGGTACAGACCGTCGACTGGGTTGCCGACGGCACCGTACACGAGGATGTTCCCGCCCTCGCGGCAGCAATCGACGCTGCCAAGGCCGACACCACCCGCCCATCGCTCATCGTGCTGCGCAATCACATCGCTTACCCGGCCCCCACGCTGCAGAACACTGGAGCAGCACACGGTGCCGCCCTGGGCGCTGAGGAAACCGCCGCCGTAAAGCAGGCCCTTGGTTTCGACCCGAACAAGGCGTTCGACGTCGAAGACGACGTTCTTGCACACACCCGCAAACTGGTTGAGCGCGCAGCAGCAAAGCGTGCCAAGTGGCAGGAACGGTTTGATTCCTGGGCAGCAGCAAACCCCGATAAGCACGCTCTGCTTGAACGCTTGCTCGCGGGCAAGTTGCCGGAGGATATCGAGGATGCGCTCCCTGATTTCGCCGGCACCGATTCGATCTCTACCCGCAAAGCCTCCGGAGCAGTGATTAACGCCCTCGCCGCAAAGCTGCCCGAACTTTGGGGCGGCTCAGCAGACCTTGCCGGATCCAACAACACGGTGATCAAGGATGCCAAGTCCTTCGGCCCCGCGAATGCATCCACCTCCGAATGGACCACCGACCCTTACGGCCGGGTACTGCACTTTGGTGTGCGCGAACACGCAATGGCCGCCATCGTGAACGGCATCGTGCTGCACGGCCCGACCCGCGCGTTCGGCGCAACCTTCCTGATCTTTAGCGACTACATGCGCCCCTCGCTGCGCCTGGCAGCGCTCATGAACATCCCATCGATCCACGTGTGGACGCACGACTCCATTGCGCTCGGCGGGGATGGCCCCACACACCAGCCGGTAGAAACGCTCACGACGCTGCGAGCAATTCCGAACTTTACGATTGTGCGCCCCGCGGATGCAACCGAGACCGCCTATGCGTGGCTCGAGACACTCCGTCGCCACGAAGGACCAACCGGTTTGGTGTTCTCGCGCCAGAACCTTCCGGTGCTCGATCGCGGTGATGGCAAACTTGCCGGCGCCGAAAACACTCGCTTCGGTGGCTATGTACTGGCGGACGCTACAGATGGCTCCCCGCAGTGCATCCTGATCGCCACCGGCTCCGAAGTGAGTCTCGCGCTGGAAGCTCGTACCCACCTAGAAGCCGAAGGAATCGCAACTCGCGTGGTTTCCATGCCCAGCCAGGAATGGTTCGCGCAACAGTCTGAAGAGTACCGTGAGTCGGTTCTTCCCTCGGAGGTCACCGCACGCGTGAGCGTGGAGGCGGGTCTCGCACTGACGTGGGCACCGCTACTGGGCTCCCGTGGCCGAGCCGTCTCCGTGGAGGACTTTGGCGCCTCGGCTGACGGTGTCGAACTGCTTCAGCGCTACGGCATCACTGCTGAGGCGGTCATTGCCGCGGCACGCGAATCATTGGCCGCGAACTAG
- a CDS encoding glucose-6-phosphate isomerase, whose protein sequence is MSLKVATSGAATAAVQAHLERLIEAKFASRLFAKDATLWGAEAQDESSRRLGWTNAAEVSQPLVAEVIQLRDELRASGVDRIVLCGMGGSSLAPEVMTRTAGLELTVLDSTNPSQISEVLSTGIERTAVVVSSKSGSTVETDSQRRAFIAAFTEAGIAPTERIFIVTDPGSPLEAASREQGYRVFLADPTVGGRFSAMTAFGIVPAGLAGLDIEAFLASAAAVTDELAADSPQNPGLVLGTAIAGATPIKTFLGVIEAGSGIVGFGDWAEQLIAESTGKHGKGLLPVVLTDDAPEVGLPIPDLTIVRLVADAAESPALGDEVHVSGSLGEQMLLWEVAVAVAGEIIGINPFDQPDVESAKAAARQLLDATPKPEAPAFVEDAIEVRGTASVVDGRDSVAAAVDALLAALPENGYVAIQTYANRFSLTDLTESRDIIAHRTRRPVTFGWGPRFLHSTGQFHKGGPRVGLFLQITTTEPVDVTIPERPFTFGELIRAQAAGDASVLEQHGMPALRLNLTDPTAGAAQLLRILREI, encoded by the coding sequence ATGTCACTCAAAGTTGCAACTTCCGGTGCCGCAACGGCGGCAGTTCAAGCACACCTGGAACGACTCATCGAGGCCAAATTTGCGAGTCGACTATTCGCTAAGGATGCGACCCTCTGGGGCGCTGAAGCGCAGGATGAGTCTTCGCGCCGGCTGGGATGGACGAATGCGGCAGAGGTATCCCAACCGCTGGTTGCCGAGGTTATCCAGCTGCGTGACGAGCTGCGCGCTTCCGGTGTCGATCGAATCGTCCTGTGCGGTATGGGTGGTTCATCGCTCGCTCCGGAGGTCATGACGCGCACAGCGGGGCTAGAGTTGACCGTTCTCGACTCCACCAACCCGAGTCAGATCTCCGAAGTGCTCAGCACGGGCATTGAACGAACGGCAGTCGTCGTGTCGTCGAAGTCGGGCTCCACTGTCGAAACGGATTCGCAGCGCCGCGCCTTCATCGCAGCGTTCACCGAGGCCGGTATCGCACCGACCGAGCGCATCTTCATCGTCACTGATCCCGGCTCCCCACTCGAAGCCGCATCCCGTGAGCAGGGCTATCGGGTATTTCTCGCTGACCCAACCGTGGGCGGACGCTTCTCGGCAATGACGGCATTCGGTATCGTACCGGCCGGTCTTGCCGGCCTCGACATCGAAGCCTTCCTCGCATCCGCTGCTGCAGTCACCGACGAGCTTGCCGCGGACTCGCCGCAGAACCCCGGTTTGGTGCTCGGTACGGCAATTGCCGGAGCAACCCCGATCAAGACGTTCCTAGGCGTTATCGAAGCCGGATCAGGGATCGTTGGCTTCGGTGACTGGGCCGAACAGCTGATCGCTGAGTCCACCGGTAAACACGGTAAGGGACTGCTGCCCGTCGTTCTGACCGACGACGCTCCCGAAGTCGGTCTCCCCATCCCTGACCTGACCATCGTCCGCCTCGTAGCCGATGCGGCCGAGTCCCCCGCGCTTGGCGACGAAGTGCACGTATCAGGTTCGCTCGGCGAGCAGATGCTGCTTTGGGAAGTCGCCGTTGCGGTCGCCGGAGAGATCATTGGCATCAACCCCTTTGACCAGCCCGATGTCGAGTCCGCAAAAGCGGCCGCACGGCAGTTGCTGGATGCCACACCGAAGCCGGAGGCACCCGCGTTCGTCGAAGACGCAATCGAGGTGCGCGGCACGGCAAGTGTCGTCGACGGTCGTGATTCGGTGGCCGCCGCCGTGGACGCGCTGCTCGCCGCACTCCCCGAAAACGGTTACGTTGCGATCCAGACCTATGCAAACCGGTTCTCACTGACCGATCTCACCGAAAGCCGAGACATCATCGCGCATCGGACTCGCCGGCCAGTGACCTTCGGATGGGGTCCCCGGTTCTTGCACTCCACCGGACAGTTCCACAAGGGTGGACCGCGCGTCGGCCTCTTCCTGCAGATCACGACCACTGAGCCGGTGGATGTAACCATTCCAGAGCGTCCGTTTACGTTTGGGGAGCTCATCCGCGCTCAAGCCGCTGGTGACGCCAGTGTGCTCGAACAGCACGGGATGCCGGCGCTTCGTCTAAACCTCACTGACCCGACCGCTGGTGCCGCACAGCTACTGCGCATCCTCCGGGAGATCTAG
- a CDS encoding COX15/CtaA family protein, whose protein sequence is MKYLQRLVPSEITAWTRWITWANLVVNIMIVGTGGLVRLTGSGLGCPNWPLCNESSLVPTPELGIHGMIEYGNRTLTGVLVVVSLLAFLAVCRTPKSFGLRLPALLVGLLIIVQAVVGGATVLLHLDPRIVGIHFLISAGIVAIATLLLQRVRQAEELPTTKPPRLLWYSTLTVAVITWVTEIVGVLTTGAGPHAGDEIAARNGLDTVLMHHVHSWPGYALVVALCGLNYVVIAKQYRELSNLTMSLTALVVLQVAVGVFQARTGLPIASVALHMVIAVVVIAVLTTLLVTVRRTVPADAQPLPTSVTDDAPTPQVDAHIS, encoded by the coding sequence GTGAAGTATTTACAGCGTTTGGTCCCCAGCGAAATAACCGCTTGGACTCGCTGGATTACCTGGGCAAACCTAGTGGTCAACATCATGATTGTGGGCACTGGTGGGCTTGTGCGACTTACCGGGTCGGGGCTCGGCTGCCCAAACTGGCCGTTATGCAATGAGTCGTCACTCGTGCCCACACCAGAGCTCGGTATTCACGGGATGATCGAATACGGCAACCGTACGCTGACCGGTGTACTCGTCGTCGTCTCGCTGCTCGCCTTCCTCGCTGTCTGCCGAACACCAAAATCGTTTGGCCTACGGCTGCCGGCACTGCTGGTTGGCCTGCTCATCATTGTCCAAGCAGTCGTCGGCGGAGCAACGGTGCTCTTGCATCTTGATCCGCGCATCGTCGGTATCCACTTCCTTATTTCTGCGGGAATTGTGGCGATCGCAACGCTCCTGCTCCAGCGCGTGCGACAGGCTGAAGAACTACCAACGACCAAGCCACCACGGCTGCTGTGGTACTCAACATTGACCGTTGCCGTCATCACCTGGGTCACGGAAATTGTGGGCGTACTCACCACCGGAGCCGGTCCGCACGCGGGTGACGAGATCGCGGCACGTAACGGTCTGGATACCGTCCTCATGCACCACGTGCACTCCTGGCCCGGATACGCACTGGTCGTCGCCCTGTGCGGGTTGAACTATGTGGTTATTGCCAAGCAGTACCGCGAGCTGAGCAACCTCACCATGAGCTTGACCGCGTTGGTAGTCCTCCAGGTGGCCGTTGGCGTATTCCAGGCACGCACCGGCTTGCCGATCGCGTCGGTGGCACTGCATATGGTGATCGCGGTCGTGGTCATTGCGGTGCTCACCACGCTGCTCGTGACCGTTCGCCGCACCGTTCCTGCGGATGCGCAACCGTTGCCGACGAGTGTCACTGATGATGCGCCGACTCCCCAGGTCGATGCCCACATCTCGTAG
- the sufB gene encoding Fe-S cluster assembly protein SufB: MSDLLIDRPELNELGQHYEFGWADSDTAGASARRGLNEDVVRDISNVKNEPEWMRERRLKGLQMFERKPMPRWGADLSEIDFDNIKYFVRASEKQAQTWEDLPAEIRETYERLGIPEAERQRLVAGVAAQYESEVVYHQINEELERQGVIFMDTDTALREHPEFFEEYFGTVIPAGDNKFAALNTAVWSGGSFVYVPKGVKVEIPLQAYFRINTENMGQFERTLIIADEDSYVHYIEGCTAPIYKTDSLHSAVVEIIAKKGSRVRYTTIQNWSNNVYNLVTKRAVAEEGATMEWVDGNIGSKVTMKYPSIYLTGAHAKGETLSVAFAGPGQHQDAGAKMIHMAPHTQSSIVSKSIARGGGRTGYRGEVRIAENAHSSANSVVCDALLVDDHSRSDTYPAIDIRVDDVELGHEATVTKVSEDQLFYLMSRGLEETEAMAMIVRGFIEPIARELPMEYALELNKLIEMNMEGSVG, translated from the coding sequence ATGTCAGATCTGCTCATCGACCGCCCCGAACTAAATGAGCTCGGTCAACACTACGAGTTCGGTTGGGCTGACTCAGATACGGCCGGAGCATCTGCCCGCCGCGGACTTAACGAGGACGTCGTCCGCGATATTTCCAATGTGAAGAACGAGCCCGAGTGGATGCGTGAGCGCCGCCTCAAGGGGCTGCAAATGTTCGAACGCAAACCGATGCCGCGCTGGGGCGCTGACCTATCGGAGATCGACTTCGACAACATTAAGTACTTCGTACGCGCTTCCGAGAAACAGGCACAAACCTGGGAGGACCTGCCGGCAGAGATTCGCGAGACCTACGAGCGTCTCGGCATCCCCGAAGCCGAACGCCAGCGCCTCGTCGCCGGTGTTGCCGCTCAGTACGAATCAGAGGTGGTGTACCACCAGATCAATGAAGAGCTCGAGCGCCAGGGCGTGATATTCATGGATACCGATACCGCGCTGCGCGAGCACCCCGAGTTTTTTGAAGAGTATTTCGGCACGGTGATTCCCGCCGGCGACAACAAGTTCGCCGCGCTGAACACCGCGGTATGGTCGGGCGGCTCGTTTGTGTACGTGCCGAAGGGCGTCAAGGTGGAGATTCCTCTGCAGGCGTACTTCCGCATCAACACCGAGAACATGGGCCAGTTCGAGCGCACCCTGATCATCGCTGACGAGGACAGCTACGTGCACTACATCGAGGGTTGCACCGCGCCGATCTACAAGACTGACTCGCTGCACTCAGCGGTCGTCGAGATCATCGCGAAGAAGGGGTCGCGCGTTCGGTACACGACCATTCAGAACTGGTCGAATAACGTGTACAACCTCGTGACGAAGCGTGCGGTTGCCGAAGAAGGCGCCACTATGGAGTGGGTCGATGGCAATATCGGCTCCAAGGTCACTATGAAGTACCCGTCGATCTACCTCACCGGAGCGCACGCCAAGGGTGAAACTCTTTCGGTCGCGTTTGCGGGGCCCGGTCAGCACCAGGATGCGGGCGCCAAGATGATTCACATGGCACCGCACACGCAGTCGTCAATCGTTTCGAAGTCGATTGCTCGTGGTGGTGGCCGTACCGGTTACCGCGGCGAGGTACGCATTGCCGAGAACGCACATAGCTCGGCGAACTCGGTGGTTTGCGACGCGCTACTCGTCGACGACCACTCACGTTCTGACACCTATCCAGCGATCGACATTCGCGTGGACGATGTAGAACTCGGTCACGAAGCGACTGTCACCAAGGTGTCGGAAGACCAGCTGTTCTATCTAATGAGCCGCGGCTTAGAGGAGACCGAAGCCATGGCAATGATCGTTCGTGGATTCATCGAACCGATTGCCCGAGAGCTCCCGATGGAGTACGCGCTCGAGTTGAACAAGCTGATTGAGATGAACATGGAAGGATCGGTCGGTTAG
- a CDS encoding heme o synthase, with the protein MSIDQHAHIASTGSESANQRPAPVTEATWKQKLAAYVALTKPRIIELLLITTLPTMLLAARGIPSVWLMLGVLIGGALSAGSANAFNCYIDRDIDRVMKRTQNRPLVTGVLSEREALVFAWALGVVSTIVLWLVANPLTAGLSVAAILLYVVLYSLILKRRTEQNIVWGGVAGCMPVLIGWAAVANSLSWEPWILFLVIFLWTPAHYWPLSVKYVADYDRADVPMLSVTNGEGSVALQSVIYAWATVVGSLLLIPVAPMGWIYTGAAVATGAWFIYEAHRLYAGVVRGSDRNNPMRVFHLSILYLTIIFLAVGIDAVVNLPIR; encoded by the coding sequence GTGTCGATCGATCAGCATGCACATATCGCTTCGACGGGTAGCGAATCGGCAAATCAGCGCCCCGCACCCGTGACCGAAGCCACGTGGAAGCAAAAGCTTGCGGCATACGTTGCCCTAACAAAACCGCGAATCATTGAGCTACTGCTCATTACAACGCTTCCCACCATGCTGCTTGCTGCCCGCGGAATTCCCTCGGTGTGGCTCATGCTTGGCGTGCTGATCGGTGGTGCCCTGTCTGCGGGAAGCGCGAACGCATTCAACTGCTATATCGATCGCGATATCGATCGCGTCATGAAACGCACGCAAAACCGGCCGCTCGTGACCGGTGTGCTGAGCGAACGCGAAGCGCTCGTGTTCGCATGGGCGCTGGGCGTTGTCTCCACGATTGTGCTGTGGCTGGTGGCTAATCCGCTGACCGCAGGGTTATCGGTTGCCGCCATCCTGCTCTACGTCGTGCTGTACAGCCTCATCCTGAAACGCCGTACCGAACAGAACATCGTGTGGGGTGGCGTCGCCGGATGCATGCCCGTGCTCATTGGTTGGGCTGCCGTTGCGAACTCGCTGTCTTGGGAACCGTGGATCCTCTTCCTGGTGATCTTCCTGTGGACCCCGGCGCACTACTGGCCGCTTTCGGTGAAGTATGTTGCCGACTACGATCGGGCCGATGTCCCCATGCTTTCGGTCACGAACGGTGAGGGTTCAGTCGCACTGCAGTCCGTTATTTATGCCTGGGCCACTGTTGTCGGCAGCCTGCTACTGATCCCTGTCGCGCCGATGGGCTGGATCTATACCGGTGCTGCAGTTGCCACCGGTGCGTGGTTTATCTACGAAGCGCACCGCTTGTACGCGGGCGTTGTGCGTGGCAGCGATCGCAACAACCCCATGCGGGTATTCCACCTATCGATTCTCTACCTGACGATCATCTTCCTTGCCGTCGGTATTGACGCGGTCGTGAACCTGCCGATTCGCTAA
- the tal gene encoding transaldolase: MSNPNTQALSDAGVSIWLDDLSRERLESGSLEQLIAENNVVGVTTNPSIFAAALAKGEAYEPQVRELAASGTDTDAAIETITTEDVRRACDVFAPIYQESGGVDGRVSIEVSPLLANDTDATIAEAKRLYEIVDRENVMIKIPATTAGLPAITEVIASGISVNVTLIFSLPRYREVINAYLAGLEAAVDRGNDLGKIHSVASFFVSRVDVEVDKRLGALATEQAQALRGKSALANARLAYQVFTESFTSERAATLLEAGANVQRPLWASTGVKDPQLPDTLYVSELVAEQTVNTMPEATLKALADHGEISGDTITNSYHDANRQLDAIAALGIDYTEVTNQLEDEAVEKFVVSWNQLRETVTGQLAANS, translated from the coding sequence ATGAGTAATCCCAACACCCAGGCCCTTTCGGATGCCGGTGTCAGCATCTGGTTAGACGATCTTTCCCGCGAACGGCTCGAGTCCGGTTCTTTGGAACAGCTCATTGCCGAGAACAATGTGGTTGGTGTCACCACGAACCCTTCCATTTTTGCCGCTGCTCTGGCCAAGGGCGAAGCGTACGAACCCCAGGTACGTGAGCTGGCCGCATCCGGAACCGACACCGATGCCGCAATCGAAACCATCACGACCGAGGACGTTCGTCGCGCCTGCGATGTCTTCGCCCCGATCTACCAGGAATCGGGTGGCGTTGACGGGCGCGTATCCATCGAAGTGTCACCGCTGCTGGCGAACGATACTGACGCCACCATCGCTGAGGCGAAGCGGCTGTACGAGATCGTTGACCGCGAAAATGTGATGATCAAGATCCCGGCGACGACCGCTGGGCTGCCAGCAATCACCGAGGTCATTGCATCCGGTATCTCAGTGAATGTCACGCTGATCTTCTCACTCCCCCGCTACCGCGAGGTCATTAACGCGTACCTGGCAGGTCTGGAAGCCGCGGTCGACCGCGGCAACGACCTAGGCAAGATTCACTCGGTCGCCTCGTTCTTCGTCTCTCGTGTCGATGTCGAGGTCGACAAGCGACTGGGCGCCTTAGCAACCGAGCAGGCGCAGGCGCTGCGCGGCAAGTCGGCGTTGGCGAACGCGCGTCTTGCCTACCAGGTATTCACTGAGAGCTTCACATCCGAGCGGGCAGCCACCCTGCTGGAAGCCGGCGCAAATGTGCAGCGTCCGCTGTGGGCATCAACCGGCGTGAAGGATCCGCAGCTACCGGACACCCTGTATGTCTCCGAACTGGTTGCAGAGCAGACCGTCAACACGATGCCAGAAGCCACACTCAAGGCACTCGCCGATCACGGCGAGATCAGCGGCGATACCATCACGAATAGTTATCACGATGCGAATCGCCAACTGGACGCTATCGCCGCACTCGGAATCGACTACACCGAAGTCACGAATCAGCTCGAAGACGAGGCTGTCGAGAAATTCGTGGTCTCGTGGAATCAGCTGCGGGAAACCGTGACCGGACAGCTCGCAGCAAATTCCTAA
- a CDS encoding pyruvate kinase — translation MTPSAAPIDSVSWPLETVLHSLETLLADIERAEAESAEVIERVLPEHRESARNLIHYVEVRQHDLRPLQQALANYGLSSLGRMESIVRSWLLTVIETVRALIEDRRRYDIWGPLDGGHALLTRNTSALLGDPHSNSRHTRIMVTLPSEAAEDATLVERMGTRGMDIARINCAHDDETAWSSMVKSVRSLPDNVLVAMDLGGPKLRTGPLSDGPKVKRVKPTRNQRGATVASSQCWLVPVEQLDEFTDVEHDVIPAATPLPDQWRCGDVLKFKDARGRSRKLTIAKLVDGAALLTCERTAYYETGLVLRDKLGGSVRVGELEPLRQHCFVRAGDTITLLRDMTAQPATHCGPHRIGCSLAEAFTDAAPGERVLFDDGKIEGVIRHVSNEEITVEVQRAGVNGVKLRAEKGINLPDTVLRIPALTAADRAHLPFVANNADLVNLSFVRSAADVADLIDELEQLHAKRLGITLKIETEAGFSNLPQMLLEAMRWSNVGVMIARGDLAVELGFDRMAEVQEEILWLCEAAHVPVIWATQVLDTLARTGLPSRAEVTDAAMGRRAEAVMLNKGPFIVDAIASLNSILSRMGGHLSKKKSLLRPLASFSMSAGETREKDREVTPVDFD, via the coding sequence ATGACCCCATCAGCTGCGCCGATTGATTCCGTGTCATGGCCACTTGAAACCGTTCTGCATTCGCTGGAAACTCTGCTTGCCGATATCGAACGCGCCGAAGCCGAGTCCGCTGAGGTAATCGAGCGGGTGCTTCCCGAGCATCGCGAATCCGCCCGTAATCTCATCCACTACGTTGAGGTTCGCCAGCATGACCTCCGTCCGCTGCAGCAAGCACTGGCGAACTACGGGCTCTCCAGCCTCGGGCGCATGGAGTCAATTGTGCGCTCTTGGCTACTTACCGTCATCGAAACGGTGCGCGCGCTCATCGAGGATCGCCGCCGATACGACATCTGGGGTCCACTCGACGGCGGTCACGCACTGCTCACACGCAACACATCAGCACTGCTAGGCGACCCGCACTCGAACAGCCGTCACACCCGCATCATGGTCACCTTGCCTTCCGAGGCTGCCGAGGATGCGACACTCGTGGAGCGCATGGGTACGCGCGGTATGGATATTGCTCGAATTAACTGTGCCCATGACGATGAGACCGCCTGGTCGTCCATGGTGAAATCCGTTCGCTCCCTCCCCGACAATGTGCTGGTAGCGATGGACCTAGGCGGGCCAAAGCTTCGTACCGGCCCGCTGAGCGATGGCCCCAAGGTCAAGCGCGTGAAACCCACTCGCAATCAGCGCGGAGCGACCGTTGCGTCCTCGCAGTGCTGGCTCGTTCCGGTTGAGCAGCTCGATGAGTTCACCGATGTTGAGCACGACGTCATCCCTGCAGCTACTCCCCTGCCCGACCAGTGGCGTTGCGGTGACGTACTGAAGTTTAAGGATGCGCGCGGTCGGTCACGCAAGCTCACCATCGCGAAGCTCGTGGACGGTGCAGCACTACTCACCTGCGAACGAACCGCGTACTACGAAACCGGGCTCGTGCTGCGAGACAAGCTTGGCGGCAGCGTACGCGTGGGCGAGCTCGAGCCACTGCGCCAGCACTGCTTCGTACGTGCCGGTGACACCATTACGTTGCTCCGTGATATGACCGCGCAGCCGGCCACTCACTGCGGACCACACCGCATCGGTTGCTCGCTAGCAGAAGCCTTCACCGATGCGGCGCCGGGCGAACGCGTGCTCTTCGACGACGGCAAGATCGAAGGAGTCATCCGTCACGTCTCCAACGAAGAAATCACCGTCGAGGTACAACGCGCCGGTGTGAACGGTGTCAAGCTGCGCGCCGAAAAGGGAATCAACCTGCCCGACACTGTGCTGCGCATCCCAGCCCTCACTGCCGCTGACCGCGCCCACCTGCCCTTTGTGGCCAACAACGCCGATCTCGTCAATCTGTCATTCGTGCGATCAGCTGCCGATGTTGCTGATCTCATTGACGAGCTCGAGCAGCTGCATGCTAAGCGGCTCGGTATCACGCTGAAAATCGAGACAGAAGCTGGGTTCAGCAATCTTCCGCAGATGCTCCTTGAAGCGATGCGCTGGAGCAATGTCGGTGTGATGATCGCCCGCGGCGATCTCGCCGTAGAACTGGGCTTTGACCGGATGGCGGAAGTCCAAGAGGAGATCCTGTGGCTATGCGAGGCTGCGCACGTTCCGGTGATCTGGGCAACGCAGGTGCTCGACACGCTGGCACGCACCGGCCTGCCATCCCGTGCCGAAGTGACGGATGCTGCGATGGGACGTCGCGCCGAAGCCGTGATGCTGAACAAGGGGCCGTTTATTGTGGACGCGATCGCATCCCTCAACTCGATTCTCAGCAGGATGGGCGGCCATCTGTCGAAGAAGAAGTCGCTGCTTCGCCCCTTGGCTTCATTCAGCATGTCTGCGGGCGAAACCAGGGAAAAGGACCGGGAGGTCACTCCGGTCGATTTCGACTAG